From Rutidosis leptorrhynchoides isolate AG116_Rl617_1_P2 chromosome 3, CSIRO_AGI_Rlap_v1, whole genome shotgun sequence, a single genomic window includes:
- the LOC139898429 gene encoding uncharacterized protein has translation MAAQLKQLQSKATLASQFLSKNGTTYYKQLLEQNKNYIQDPPTVEKCSELSKQLFYTRLASIPGRNEAFWKEVEHVKGLWKNKKDLHVEQVGIAALFGLECFAWYCAGEIVGRGFTFTGYYV, from the exons ATGGCGGCACAACTAAAGCAATTGCAATCTAAGGCAACACTTGCTTCACAGTTTTTGTCCAAGAATGGAACCACGTATTACAAGCAATTGTTGGAGCAGAACAAAAACTACATTCAGGACCCACCCACTGTTGAAAAATGCAGCGAGTTGTCCAAACAGTTGTTCTACACTCGTCTTGCCAG TATTCCTGGCCGCAACGAAGCATTCTGGAAGGAAGTTGAGCATGTGAAAGGACTATGGAAAAATAAGAAAGATTTGCATGTTGAACAGGTAGGGATTGCAGCTTTGTTTGGGCTCGAATGCTTTGCATGGTATTGTGCTGGTGAGATCGTTGGAAGGGGTTTCACATTTACCGGTTATTATGTCTGA